The window taatgtgtttaccctatagttcctaagaaaaataatagatggcgctgaacttgttaactcaaaaaatacctctttgtctgttctataaccctgataaaacagccctcttctaCCTTCGATATTTAAGTATGTTAACCCTATAGTtcctaataaaaataatagatggcgctgaacttgttaactcaaaaaacacctctttgcctgttctataaccctgataaaacagccttcctctatctttgatattttaatgtgttaaccctatagttcctaagaaaaataatagatggcgctgaacttgttaactcaaaaaatacctctttgcctgttctataaccctgataaaacagccctcttctaCCTTTGATATTTCAGTGTGTTTACCCTATAATtcctaataaaaataatagatggcgctgaacttgttaactcaaaaaacacctctttgcctgttctataaccctgataaaacagccttcctctatctttgatattttaatgtgttaaccctatagttcctaagaaaaataatagatggcgctgaacttgttaactcaaaaaatacctctttgtctgttctataaccctgataaaacagccctcttctaCCTTCGATATTTAAGTATGTTAACCCTATAGTtcctaagaaaaataatagatggcgctgaacttgttaactcaaaaaatacctctttgcctgttctataaccctgataaaacagccctcatCTACCTTTGATATTTCAGTGTGTTTACCCTATAATtcctaataaaaataatagatggcgctgaacttgttaactcaaaaaacacctctttgcctgttctataaccctgataaaacagccttcCTCTATCTTTGATATTTAAGTGTGTTTACCTTATAGTTcccaaaaaaatcaatagatgGCGCCacctgttttaaaaaatttcaaaaaatatcgaatacctctttgctcattctatgttcctgatactcaaaaatttttttttctacaatttttttgaaatttgatagaaaaaaaaattttcgagtatcaggaacatagaataagcaaagaggtatttcatatttttggatatacctccttgctcattctatgttcctgatactcaaaaaatttttttccacaattttttcaaaattttatagaaaaaaaaaattttcgagtatcaggaacatagaatgagcaaagaggtattcgatattttcaaaaatacctCCTCAGTctttctatgttcctgatactcgaaaatttttttttctataaaattttgaaaaaattgtggAAAAATCATAGATTTGTattaggaacatagaatgagcaaagaggtattcttaaatatttgaaaaaaaaattaggaaaacaaaaaatggaagaggtaattttcaaaaataacaaataccTCCTCAGtgattctatgttcctgatacaaatcaataaaaattttaaataataaattaggaAAACAGAAAAGCAAGAAAGtaaattcttaatttttttttacatattttctgATTTGTATTAGGAATATAGACATAGTGAGGAGGTAATCAAACTTAAAGCTAATAATAAAGGTACacaatatttctttttcattcatcaattattatttatttatttattgtttttttttgtttcttttttaatcatcTTTTTAATGTAACAGTTttacaattagaaaaaaaaaagttacaaaGTTGTCAAGTGcacaaaatgacaaataaaaataaaaatatcttaagggttttttttcttttcgtttataattatacaatgtaaaatatttatgttgatataattgctaaataaatatcattataaagattgtttgtattttttttgtttccctTCTTTTTTACAATCAGTTTTGGATTTGACAGAAGGtcaactagaaattaaatataccgccgtattatatatttacatagcACGCCATCTTTCTTATCCTTTTGACAACTTTGAGCCATTATTACTTTAGTGCTAATATAGGACACGTCCTTATTAACTAAATCTACACTATGACGTCATATTGCACTTTGATGCATTTTTACGCAATGTTTATGTTTTGCTagtctaatatttttttatttacctgtattattttatcacaatatttatactattttttacaaattctaataattatttaataatgaattaatgttTGGCTAAGTTAATAAGACGAATAACAATGTTCACGTGCATTAGtaaaaaaatgcaatatttACACTATAAAcaacgttttatttttaaaaaaggtaACAACATTAatactattattgttattattattaattaataatccatgcgtttattgtttgttatttaaattgaatattagtTTACCAAAAATGGAAGGATGCCTGGAATACTTGACCTTGATTGCCAAactgttgacaaaaaaaacatagtgaataaaaaatcatttaggTTCAATTAACCTAAATCAATCAAGAAgcacaatttataattaatttacatcattttttgaaggtaatttataatatcaatcttattaaaaaaaaaatcattatttatttatatttacatttatcagTTATTTTAGTTTagcaaattattttctaataatttaataaatatcattatgatactttcaaaataataaaataaattttgtttatttaattttcactcTGTTGTGAtaagttttatcaattattttgaaattttatgttgaaagtgactaataaacaaataaaattaaatataaatattgatttttggtAATaacaatcatcatttttaaatatacacaataaaataaaaataaattttaaatttctttttcttttgattgtatagattttaaaatttattatttttaattttattttatcagaaaaaatatcagtttaaAACTTGTCTTGCATTGATAAACATCAATCTTGGTGCACGTATATttcttgatcaaaaaaataaattaaattaattaaaattgttgtcTCAaaactgaattatttttattgtcaagtgtttgtttaaatatttaaattaattgaattattaaacttaaaaatcgtataaaaaataaaatttaaaaatataattttataatctttGAAAAATGTCGATTCATAAATTCACAGATGATTATCTTGCTACAATATTCAAGTTTTTACCATATTCAGACAGATTAAATATGGAGaatggtaaaataaaattataattattcataatataatacataataaattgatttcttttgttgtttttaatttttagtatgTGAGAAATGGAAACGTATAAGTAAATTCCAAGCTTGGAATGAAGTTGACAAATTTTTTGCTGgtgatttctatttttttaatcaagaaCATTTTGGAGATAGAAAACCACCACAAGAAATTGTTGAGAAAGTCATTATACGATGTGGTCAATTTTTAAACAGACTAATATTGGGTGATTATATTGAATCAAGTATCATGAGAGTTGTTGCTGATCATTGTTGCAACGTAACATATTTACAATTGGGATTTCACGTTCATAATACAATGGATTATGTTGGTGTTTTTGAAAAACTTATCAAGTTACATACAATCAAAATTTTGACTCATTATTCAACGAAATTTGATCctcaaaattttctaagtctcACAGCTGATATtaatactatttattattctgtTGGATCATATGGAGATACACCAAGTCGAAGTTGgtgcaataatttttcatcagtaAGTTatccattaataataatattatgaattaaaatttaattatttaaaattaatatgatatattaattattgtaatttttgttgcaACAGGTAATTTCGAATTGTCATGTACTCCATTCACTCAATTtacgagaaataaaatttgacaaaagtacatttaaaataataacaaagattCAAACATTAAAACATCTtggtttaatattttgtaaattgccatcaaatagcaaaaaaattaagaagcTTGTTAATTTAGAAAGTCTTGAACTTGAACGTATAGcaaatatggaaaatgaatTTCTTCAGGCaatttgtgaaaatttaaataatttaaaaagtattgcaattaaaaatttaatggcaCCAAAAATAACAAGACAAGGCTTTTATCTTTTTAGTGCACCACAAAGTTTAAAATCAATACGTATTTGCATGATGGAACGTGAAATTGATAACAcagtattttttcaatttcaaaatttaattaaattagaatGTTGTGGTTGTCAATTAGTGACTGATGTTGCTATTAAAAGAGTACTTGAAAATTGTCCTGCACTTGAAGTTTTAAATGTCATGGGAACTGCTGTAACAGTTGCTACTATTCAATTGGCTGATAGAGCAACACGTCATCGTTTTGGTAATGCatcaaaattacatgtatttatacaTCAAAATATCATCAAGGACTTTGAATGTTTAAACACACCAGCCAATAAATATCTTGTACTTCAACACGATGTTTTTTGGCAAAATCAAACAcgtgtttttaattaattcacaaaattattatttgtcatcattattttaataataattcaattatactCTTCAATTTAAACGAGCACGTAGATAGCAagtttgtataattttaaaatttatctttaatacCATAAACCACATTTTGTTTGTGGAttcattattgttttgttgGAACATTCAAACACATCAGAAAATTCTTTCATGTTTGAAAGTGTTCCAGTCATTCGAAAAGGAGCTGGTGAATGTACGTCAGTCATCAACATATTGAGCATTTTATTTAAAGGCATTGCTTCACAAAATGactgaaaaataatcatgtaaatagaattaattttttgaattgaaaaatatagagaaaaaaagatattgttaaattaaattttcaagttgctTACGTGTgcatatgaaagaaaaaacaattttcttgtgtttatattttccaaaCCAATTAGCcgcatattatttaatgaatatttttcaacagaGTGTTTTTCAAATGCCTTAAATACAGCTCGTATGCCTGTTGAATCAGCAATATTTTCTGacaatgtttttattgaatttagctaaaaaataataactcaatatccataattaattgtatgtaacttcttttttttttttcataaatgtaatatttagattttttttttttaccttgtaAGTTGTATTCTGCGAAACAATTgcgtattttttaaatttttccacGAAACACCAGgctctttttttatagtcATTAAGTGTATTATTTGACcaccaattttttaaattgccatTATTGTCATAACGACGTCCAATGTCATCGAATCCATGAGAAATTTCATGAccttaaattgataaaataattataaataaaaaacaatagattaatgatgatatataaatgactttattattaaatattatgataCCTATTACACCACCAATTCCTCCATAATTGACAGCActaaatttgtgaaaaaaatcatattatttttatatttattattattcattatgttAGTAAATAAACACTCACTCTGGTTGTTCTTTACTGTAAAATGGTCGTTGTAAAATTACTGCTGGAAttgctacaaaaaaaaaaattctatgttcatgataattatatgtaatatttaattgaaaaaatatttatattattatttacttacaCAAAGAATTTTCTGGATAATCATGATAGGCATTTACAACAGTTGCAATTAGATTTGacctttttataaaataaaaaataattagtaaaacaaatttaattgaaacttcaacatttataaatttaagaaaaattaattatacttttttttatcaactggtgtattaaataattcaagattatttttaatattaaatttacgaattgataaataattttccatatAATTATCACCAATTTTGAgctgaaagaaaaaacaatttattcatttttattttttgcatttaaaagataagagaaaaaataaagaaatgtatttttactttgttgtaataatggtaagtgatatttttatttaaataccagTCAGGAAAGCCAATAAATTGTCTCATcccatttaatttatcaagagcACTTTGTTTCGATTGTGAATCCATCCAAGTAGAATTTTCAATGTGTTCTCTCATTTCATGAATAATTTGGCCAACCATTTGTTCagtctaaattaaaataaataaaacataattaactaaattattttcaattaatataataataaattaataatatttacagcTTCTTTTGCATTATTTGGAAAGTATCTTTTAATATACTCATGTGAAATTGCATGTTTTAATTCGTTTTCTGCTGTACAGATAATCCATCtagttattataaaaaaaaaaaataataataaaaatatacttgataaAGCAATAGatgtttaacaataaataaataaattaatattatacctTGGTTGAATTTCCATCATTACTGGACTAAATTCTCTTGATATATTCAACATCTCTTGATTTGTATAAGGCAAGAGCTCACTTATCAACCACCAGTGCATTgtgttaactaaaaaaaaaaatttaaaaaccacattttttaaaataaaacatttatcaagtataaattaatattcataattatatttactgatgtCTCTTTTTGGTGTTTCATCAAGAACTTTTgctaaattaataaagtatCTTAATGGATGCAcagtaataattgttgatccaTTTACATTAATTTCAGGAACAACAGATAAGTAATTACGAATATACTCCAGCCAATtgatctttaaaaaaaaaataataatatataattttaataattttttaataaacaaataaaaataaattaaataaaaaataatttacttttctaTTTGATTGTTCTGGaatcattgaattatattttttctgtaaCTCATCAATagttaattttgtaaatggaGCAAGAAGATCTTGATCAGTTGTGTTTATTCCAACTCTTgtaatctacaaaaaaaaaaaatcataatagattataatttcatgatataattttaataaataaacttacttGATTCAATTTAACTTCTAGAGTAACAATATTTCTAGCATCAGCTTCAATTACATCatcagaaatatttttaacacttttttgttttgcaattattttagcaatttTACCAATaccatttatatatttacgagtaagatttttttgcatatatgCTTTAAGATGTTCTTCATCTAATGTTAAACCAGCAGCAGTTTGTGTTTTGGGTGATGATaacttaattaaattaacaaaaatatattattaataaaaaaataaattcaattatttttatcaagctAAATTTACCTGAATAATATGAGATGATGTATCAAATACATCAggtttaatttgaatattaaataataatgattttcccaataatttgtttatactttcatcaattatttgccaattaaaattatcatttgataatatcCATTCTTGGTTGTCCATGGTCATTGGCCAGCCACCACCttgttgattaattaactCCACTAATCCAATTATTCCTTGGCTCTCAATTTTACCtaatatcattaatataatttattaaattatctattatcaataataattatctaaatatATACTCACTTGTATTCATACAAACTTTGTACAATTCTTTagctttttttaatgataaattttcatcagaTGTTATATTCGACtctaaaatatctaaaaaaaaaaaataaataataataattacatgaatttttaaataaattaaaactcaaATAACTCaccttttaaataatattttgttctattatttataatattcatataagtcattatattatttgttttttgataattttttcccCAATTACCACAAgcatattgataaaaatcattGCATGGATTTGCACGTGTATCCATaccattaataatttcattagctagaaaatttttattcaattattaaattgttattataatttttaaataaatatttagtttatttataattacctATATCACGACATGTTTCAGTTTTACAAACCGGTTCATTTTCATACTTGATAGTTGCTCCTTTTGATTGCAATATGTGCATCAGTATAATTACATGAATTACAATTATTCtgtaactttaaaaataatataaaaatacatttattggttttataataattattaatttatataaatatatatatgtattttttttttgagttaatttGTAGTTTTCTTGACTTACAGAAATAGGTTTTTCGCCTGGGGAATCATCTTGGAAACTGGTTGAATTCTTTTGATATTCCACACCGAAAACTGGtggatgatgataatgatgagtCAGGGTTAACGttcttatttcaatttttattattattatttttttatatatatttgttctttttttgtcatgtttaattttgttttttttttttttttgttcttatcTTAaggcaaataataaaaaatctggATTTATCGAAATGCAAAAATCTTAATAGAGGTATAATTTATgtggaataaaaattaataataaataatgcttTGGTTATTTTCCCAAAGCTTTATTTtgcttgaataaaaataaatcagtttttttctttttttaattgatatataaaaatataatgaaattctTAAACTGGTATTTGATgcaagtaattaatttattgtcgaTATAACCAGACATAATTAttgagatgaaaaattaatttattattttaataaataataatttattattgatgctttgatatgattatttataaataaaatatcaacatgTTCAATTGGCACGAAAATAGTTATCTTCATTtgtcaaatgaaatattaattaaatattaatgtgtACATAATGACGTAAattactgatattattatttcataattttacgTCAATACGAGTTAAAATTATAAGATCTCACAATACACAAATGTTTCATCATatcataaaattacaaatgataaattatcaagttaataaattaCTCAAAAATTATTCTCTTTATCTCTTTCAactagttaaataaataaaaaaaaaaaatctacaatatCATTTagagtaatttttaaaattgttatttacatttaaaattaaattaacaactatataataaattgtaaacttaatttttcctgtatttggaaaaataaaaaaaaaaaagaaatttaaaaaattgatacaattaaaagtaaaatatttaaaacattatttatcaatatacaatatttttttttatttcttcattattaattaattattcggTCAatgatttaaacaatttataaatcatttttttatcacgaaTCATTGCGAGTTTGGTATCGGATTTCCAATAAcagtcaatatataaaataaaaaaaaaaataataatattaataaataataatactttaaaaaaagcattgataaattatacccgcattttaatgttattttaaaaattaaaaattaacaagcacatgtaaatttaaatcagaaaatttttaaaaatgacattttaattattaaagtaacgaagaaaaaaattttttgtttttaaaaattatctaatttttcatttaaaaatcacaaacacaaagtataaataattaaaaatactgagAAACAATAATGCTTCAAGACGATCAGCACAATCTAACAAGATAATAATCCATTTTCTCGTTAAGCTTTCTTGAcgtacataataaaaatttttaaaaaacgacacaaattttttatttttctatatacatgtttttgtttcatttaatgaacataaagattaaaattaaatatacaaataaagaaattttttttttttttctatcaattgtTGACCTATTTCACACGGTTTCGGTCTTTcgccaattattttttctttttctaatattGCAATCAGTCTCTCGTGAATGGCCTCTCAACATtggctatttttattttaaattttacaatttttttttccaagtaatATTATGCAATTAAACGCACATTGTTTAAGTGCACATATAGTCAACAGAATAAATTAAAGATACGCAATTAATTGCGCATATATCCATAagttaaatgaatatttacattgcgtcaatgttaaatttattctttgcaatcgaaattcttaaaaaaaaatatttctcaaacATTTACTCAAAGATGaacaatagtaataaaaaaacaaaataataatagtaaattaaatttataaaaatatcattgacaAGTAgatattgaatgaaaatatgaaaaaaaataaaaatattcaaagagaaaataaataaagtgagaataaatttttatttttttttaaaaaatgtcaaaagaaAGTGTGGCTTTAAAAACGAGAGGAGTATTATGTGGTTCGTCAAGCAAGTTGGCATAATTTagaatatagatttttttttttaaaatgaattattataaaaaaagaaaaaaaaaaacatcaaatggACACATTTATATGTACCGTAAATTTTACTTCACGCTTTTTAATTACGCTCGATCGTATTAACcaacattattataaatttaacattatttttttttatttgtttaattatctCATCGAAAATTCATGGTTTTATTATACACaggtattattaattactttgTTAATCTCGTTGAAtaataaacgaaaaattatTGGTATTTGGcagtttgtttgtttttttttttttttgaacatttATATTGTCgaaatttcttttatcattataCTAGTATTacgttgacatttttttttatttaaatatatatatatatatgtatatataaacaacaattttactacaatgaaaaatataatcgaTATTGGCtgtaaatcgaaaaaaatttcattgtgaTAACATtcgtttgtatttattttttttctggttcTCAATTCCAAATTGCATACAACAAATAGTTTGTAAACTCTATCAAACATAGATTTGAATTAGATAATTACACattgtcatttattatttattttttatcgtttcgaaattattcattatttgacAATGCTATTGACAAAAAGACAAACACATTTTCGATTATAACAATATAcgtatttgaatttaaaacttttatataatatttaaataatataacaaacaaaaaatatatttacatgacAACTAGAGCAAATTAAtgttcaattttcattttaattttttatttatatgttgaCCACAGGATTGAGTGTCGTTGCGGCCGATGAAACAcgagaaaatattttacggCGGAAGTTCCAGACTCGACATTCagaagttaaattaaaaaataaaaaaaaaaaaacggaaatGGCTTGAGA is drawn from Aphidius gifuensis isolate YNYX2018 linkage group LG3, ASM1490517v1, whole genome shotgun sequence and contains these coding sequences:
- the LOC122852691 gene encoding uncharacterized protein LOC122852691 — protein: MENVCEKWKRISKFQAWNEVDKFFAGDFYFFNQEHFGDRKPPQEIVEKVIIRCGQFLNRLILGDYIESSIMRVVADHCCNVTYLQLGFHVHNTMDYVGVFEKLIKLHTIKILTHYSTKFDPQNFLSLTADINTIYYSVGSYGDTPSRSWCNNFSSVISNCHVLHSLNLREIKFDKSTFKIITKIQTLKHLGLIFCKLPSNSKKIKKLVNLESLELERIANMENEFLQAICENLNNLKSIAIKNLMAPKITRQGFYLFSAPQSLKSIRICMMEREIDNTVFFQFQNLIKLECCGCQLVTDVAIKRVLENCPALEVLNVMGTAVTVATIQLADRATRHRFGNASKLHVFIHQNIIKDFECLNTPANKYLVLQHDVFWQNQTRVFN
- the LOC122852690 gene encoding neprilysin-like; the encoded protein is MIPQAKNLFLYRIIVIHVIILMHILQSKGATIKYENEPVCKTETCRDIANEIINGMDTRANPCNDFYQYACGNWGKNYQKTNNIMTYMNIINNRTKYYLKDILESNITSDENLSLKKAKELYKVCMNTSKIESQGIIGLVELINQQGGGWPMTMDNQEWILSNDNFNWQIIDESINKLLGKSLLFNIQIKPDVFDTSSHIIQLSSPKTQTAAGLTLDEEHLKAYMQKNLTRKYINGIGKIAKIIAKQKSVKNISDDVIEADARNIVTLEVKLNQITRVGINTTDQDLLAPFTKLTIDELQKKYNSMIPEQSNRKINWLEYIRNYLSVVPEINVNGSTIITVHPLRYFINLAKVLDETPKRDIINTMHWWLISELLPYTNQEMLNISREFSPVMMEIQPRWIICTAENELKHAISHEYIKRYFPNNAKEATEQMVGQIIHEMREHIENSTWMDSQSKQSALDKLNGMRQFIGFPDWYLNKNITYHYYNKLKIGDNYMENYLSIRKFNIKNNLELFNTPVDKKKSNLIATVVNAYHDYPENSLSIPAVILQRPFYSKEQPDAVNYGGIGGVIGHEISHGFDDIGRRYDNNGNLKNWWSNNTLNDYKKRAWCFVEKFKKYAIVSQNTTYKLNSIKTLSENIADSTGIRAVFKAFEKHSVEKYSLNNMRLIGLENINTRKLFFLSYAHSFCEAMPLNKMLNMLMTDVHSPAPFRMTGTLSNMKEFSDVFECSNKTIMNPQTKCGLWY